One genomic window of candidate division WOR-3 bacterium includes the following:
- a CDS encoding sulfurtransferase TusA family protein, with product MSDEIKTVLDLRGLLCPMPVVKLAKAVKGLAAGELVEATASDPGVLADIPAWCKSTGNELVKMEKGDKVFTFVVRKLAG from the coding sequence ATGAGCGACGAAATCAAGACCGTTCTGGATCTCAGAGGCCTGCTGTGCCCGATGCCGGTGGTCAAGCTGGCAAAGGCAGTTAAAGGTCTGGCCGCCGGCGAGTTGGTCGAAGCCACCGCGTCGGACCCGGGCGTGCTGGCCGACATCCCGGCCTGGTGCAAGAGCACGGGCAACGAGCTGGTGAAGATGGAGAAGGGCGACAAGGTCTTTACCTTCGTCGTGAGGAAACTGGCGGGCTGA